The proteins below come from a single Papaver somniferum cultivar HN1 chromosome 11, ASM357369v1, whole genome shotgun sequence genomic window:
- the LOC113320615 gene encoding probable leucine-rich repeat receptor-like protein kinase At5g49770: MAAIQLLIFLLFCSTPALLVHSITDGSDVAVLQSLKNNWENSPPNWNSDDPCGTQWDGVGCTGSRITSLGLSSMNLKGRLSGDIGGLSELRSLDLSFNPDLTGSLTAQIGDLRKLNLLILAGCGFTGSVPKEIGNLAQLTFLALNSNNFSGDIPPSLGKLTELYWLDLSDNQIRGSLPVSNGSQPGLDLLLKAKHFHFNKNQLSGPISEQLFNSSMVLIHILLDGNQITGNIPDSITQVSNLEVLRLDRNKLSGPVPSKINSLTKLGELHLANNSLNGAVPDLTGLTSLNYVDLSNNDFDLSEPPKWFSTIESLTTLVMENGNLQGPLPTKLFSFPELQQVKLKGNLLNGTLDLGNSISQQLQLVDLQNNQISSVNLGPGYRNPLILVGNPVCNGSLSSTEFCQLHQALKTPPYSTSLAKNCKPCPTNQRFSPASCDCVFPYEGKFIFRAPSFRDVTNATLFGKLESDLWSKLGLEPGSVSLDSPEFDKDDYLQVELALFPSSRKYFSRPEISRFGFNLTNQTFKPPHEFGPYLFKAVPYEFQGTGGTKIGIGVIVGIAVGSFILLLALAGVAIYAIRQKKRAEEAIELNKPFASWAPSGKDSGGAPILKGARWFSYEELKKCTNNFSDTNEIGSGGYGKVYRGILTGQEIAIKRAQQGSMQGAHEFKTEIELLSRVHHKNLVGLVGFCFEQGEQMLVYEFMPNGTLRESLSARSGIYLDWKRRLRIALGSARGLAYLHELANPPIIHRDIKTTNILLDANLTAKVADFGLSKLVQDTEKGHVSTQVKGTLGYLDPEYYMTQQLTEKSDVYSFGVVMLELITARQPIEKGKYIVREVRMAMNKTDAHHYGLSEIIDPSIKNIGHLIGFASFLELAMRCVEETAAERPTMGDCVKEIEAILQNDGVATDSATSSATDFGASKGVPRHPYNESLPRKDITDSESFEYSGGISATIEPK; encoded by the exons ATGGCGGCAATTCAGCTGCTCATCTTTCTGTTATTCTGTTCTACACCAGCACTTCTAGTTCATTCAATTACAGATGGCAGTGATG TTGCGGTGCTCCAATCTTTGAAGAATAATTGGGAGAACTCACCACCAAATTGGAACTCAGATGATCCTTGTGGTACTCAGTGGGATGGCGTTGGCTGCACTGGTTCAAGGATAACTTCACT GGGATTATCCAGCATGAACCTCAAAGGTAGACTAAGTGGTGACATTGGAGGACTCTCTGAATTGAGATCATT GGACTTATCGTTCAACCCTGACCTGACCGGTTCTCTCACAGCACAGATAGGAGATCTACGAAAGCTCAACCTTTT GATCCTAGCTGGCTGTGGCTTCACCGGTAGCGTACCAAAAGAAATAGGCAATCTAGCACAACTGACCTTCTT GGCATTGAATTCGAACAACTTCAGCGGGGATATACCTCCTAGCTTGGGTAAACTCACCGAACTTTACTGGTTGGATCTGTCAGATAATCAGATCAGAGGATCTCTCCCGGTCTCAAACGGTAGTCAACCAGGCTTGGATCTTCTCCTCAAGGCAAAGCACTT TCATTTCAACAAAAACCAGCTATCCGGTCCCATCTCGGAACAGCTTTTCAACTCCAGTATGGTTCTGATACACAT ATTATTAGACGGGAACCAAATAACCGGGAACATCCCAGACTCAATTACACAGGTTTCTAATCTTGAGGTTCT TCGACTTGATAGAAATAAACTGAGCGGTCCAGTACCATCAAAGATTAACAGTCTCACAAAACTTGGCGAACT GCATTTAGCAAACAATTCTCTGAATGGCGCAGTACCTGATCTAACTGGTTTGACTTCACTCAACTATGT GGACTTGAGTAACAATGATTTCGATTTATCAGAACCTCCAAAGTGGTTTTCTACAATTGAATCTCTTACCACTCT AGTAATGGAAAATGGGAATCTTCAGGGTCCTTTGCCAACAAAGCTATTCAGCTTTCCCGAGTTACAACAAGT GAAGCTGAAGGGGAATCTACTTAACGGCACTCTAGATTTGGGCAACAGCATCAGCCAACAACTACAGCTTGTTGATTTGCAGAACAACCAGATTAGCTCCGTAAATCTAGGCCCTGGATACAGAAACCCTCTAAT ACTTGTAGGAAATCCGGTATGCAACGGTAGTCTTTCAAGTACAGAATTCTGTCAGCTTCATCAAGCACTGAAAACACCCCCCTACAGCACCAGCCTGGCGAAAAATTGTAAACCCTGTCCTACTAATCAAAGGTTCAGTCCTGCAAGTTGTGATTGTGTCTTTCCATATGAAGGGAAATTTATTTTCAGAGCACCATCCTTTCGTGATGTGACAAATGCCACTTTGTTCGGCAAACTGGAAAGCGATCTGTGGTCGAAACTTGGCCTAGAACCTGGTAGTGTGTCCCTCGACAGTCCAGAATTCGATAAAGATGACTACCTTCAAGTGGAGTTggctctctttccttcttctcgCAAGTATTTTAGCAGACCCGAGATATCGAGGTTTGGGTTTAATCTCACCAACCAAACATTTAAGCCTCCTCACGAGTTTGGGCCATACTTGTTCAAAGCGGTTCCTTATGAATTTCAAG GTACAGGAGGGACTAAAATAGGCATTGGAGTGATTGTTGGAATAGCAGTTGGCAGTTTTATTCTGCTCCTTGCCCTTGCTGGAGTGGCAATCTATGCCATCCGGCAAAAGAAGCGGGCAGAAGAAGCAATTGAATTAAATAAACCATTTG CATCCTGGGCTCCAAGTGGTAAAGATAGCGGTGGTGCCCCGATATTAAAGGGGGCCAGATGGTTTTCATACGAAGAATTAAAAAAATGCACCAACAATTTCTCGGACACCAACGAAATTGGATCAGGGGGATACGGGAAA GTTTATAGAGGAATACTCACTGGCCAAGAGATTGCAATCAAAAGAGCTCAGCAGGGATCAATGCAGGGGGCGCATGAGTTCAAAACTGAAATTGAGTTGCTTTCAAGGGTTCATCACAAGAACCTTGTTGGCCTTGTGGGATTCTGTTTTGAGCAGGGAGAACAAATGCTGGTCTATGAGTTTATGCCTAATGGGACACTAAGAGAGAGTTTGTCAG CGAGATCCGGCATTTATTTGGACTGGAAAAGAAGACTTCGGATCGCTCTGGGCTCCGCTAGAGGACTGGCATATCTTCATGAGCTTGCGAATCCACCCATAATTCACAGAGATATCAAGACTACCAATATCCTTCTAGATGCAAATTTAACTGCCAAAGTTGCAGATTTTGGCCTGTCAAAGCTAGTACAAGATACTGAAAAGGGGCATGTATCGACTCAAGTAAAAGGCACGCTG GGTTATTTGGATCCTGAATATTACATGACTCAACAATTAACAGAAAAAAGCGACGTTTACAGTTTTGGGGTAGTAATGCTTGAGCTGATAACAGCTAGACAGCCAATAGAAAAGGGAAAGTACATTGTTCGAGAAGTAAGGATGGCAATGAACAAGACTGACGCACATCACTATGGCCTATCGGAGATAATAGATCCCAGTATCAAAAATATAGGTCAccttataggttttgcaagtttTCTGGAATTGGCAATGAGATGTGTTGAAGAAACGGCGGCAGAGCGTCCAACAATGGGCGACTGTGTAAAAGAGATTGAAGCTATTTTACAAAATGATGGGGTGGCCACAGACTCCGCTAcatcatctgcaacagattttGGAGCTTCAAAGGGAGTCCCTCGCCATCCTTACAATGAATCTCTACCAAGAAAAGATATCACTGACAGTGAATCTTTTGAATACAGTGGTGGAATCTCAGCAACAATAGAGCCGAAATAG